In Aequorivita sp. H23M31, a single window of DNA contains:
- a CDS encoding TatD family hydrolase gives MLTDTHTHLYSEAFNEDRSQMMQRALDKGVKRFFIPAIDSSYVEGMFSLERAYPDYVFLMMGLHPTSVKENYLEELALVESFFREREFIAVGEIGIDLYWDSSTLEIQKIAFKRQIQLAKKYNLPIVIHCRDAFNEIFEVLETEKDDNLFGIFHCFTGTFEQAQKAISYNMKLGIGGVVTFKNGKIDTFLNQIPLEHIVLETDSPYLAPAPFRGKRNESSYLIYICEKLANIYGISSEEIARITTENSKMVFGI, from the coding sequence ATGTTGACAGACACCCACACCCACTTATACAGTGAAGCATTTAACGAGGATCGATCTCAAATGATGCAACGCGCCTTGGATAAAGGGGTAAAGCGTTTTTTTATTCCCGCCATTGATTCCAGTTATGTTGAAGGAATGTTTTCTTTAGAAAGAGCTTATCCAGATTATGTGTTTTTAATGATGGGCCTGCATCCCACTTCCGTAAAAGAGAATTATTTAGAAGAACTTGCACTCGTAGAGAGCTTTTTCCGAGAAAGAGAATTTATCGCCGTTGGAGAAATTGGAATAGATTTATATTGGGATTCCTCCACTTTGGAAATACAAAAAATAGCTTTTAAAAGGCAGATTCAATTGGCCAAGAAATACAATTTGCCCATAGTTATTCATTGTCGGGATGCTTTCAATGAAATATTCGAGGTTTTGGAAACAGAAAAGGATGACAATCTTTTTGGGATCTTCCATTGCTTTACGGGGACTTTTGAGCAGGCCCAAAAAGCAATTTCTTATAATATGAAATTGGGAATAGGAGGAGTAGTGACTTTTAAAAATGGAAAAATTGATACATTTTTGAATCAGATTCCATTGGAGCATATTGTATTGGAAACCGATTCTCCTTATTTGGCACCAGCACCTTTTCGTGGAAAACGAAACGAAAGTAGTTATCTTATCTATATATGTGAAAAACTTGCCAATATATATGGTATATCCTCAGAAGAAATAGCGCGAATAACCACTGAGAACTCAAAAATGGTTTTCGGAATATAA
- a CDS encoding asparaginase, producing the protein MTKKPNILLIYTGGTIGMIKDFDTGALVNFNFDELLNHIPEIKLLDCNITTTTFEHPIDSSNMDPKYWVEIATIIEDNYEKMDGFVVLHGSDTMSYTASALSFMLENLGKPVVFTGSQLPIGDLRTDAKENLITSIQIASLQEKGESKIAEVCLYFEYRLYRGNRTTKINAEHFEAFASLNYPDLVMSGVHLVVNEKALYKPNRRKKLIVHKNLETDILLIKMFPGMKEASIKHLLSYPNLKGLIIETYGTGNVTNVKWFIDALKAIIKKGIPVVNVTQCSGGSVNMGIYETSTDLKSIGVISGKDCTTEAALAKLMYLLGQNLSTTSFKTIYETSLRGEMS; encoded by the coding sequence ATGACCAAAAAACCTAACATACTCCTTATATATACGGGTGGCACCATTGGGATGATTAAGGATTTTGATACCGGCGCCCTTGTCAATTTCAATTTTGATGAATTATTGAACCATATACCCGAAATTAAGTTATTGGACTGCAATATAACCACCACCACTTTTGAGCATCCAATCGACAGTTCTAATATGGACCCAAAATATTGGGTGGAAATTGCCACAATTATTGAGGATAATTACGAAAAAATGGATGGTTTTGTCGTGCTTCACGGCAGCGACACTATGTCCTATACTGCTTCCGCTTTAAGTTTTATGTTGGAAAACCTTGGAAAACCGGTTGTTTTTACCGGCTCCCAACTCCCTATAGGCGATTTGCGTACAGACGCCAAAGAAAATCTTATTACCTCAATCCAAATTGCCTCGCTTCAAGAAAAGGGAGAATCGAAAATAGCAGAAGTATGTCTTTATTTTGAATACAGATTATATAGGGGAAATCGTACAACCAAGATTAACGCGGAACATTTTGAAGCTTTTGCTTCCTTAAATTATCCCGATTTGGTGATGAGTGGGGTTCATCTTGTGGTTAATGAAAAGGCACTTTATAAACCGAATCGTCGAAAGAAATTGATTGTCCATAAAAATCTTGAAACGGATATTCTGTTGATAAAAATGTTTCCTGGGATGAAAGAAGCTTCGATAAAGCATCTTTTATCCTATCCAAATCTTAAAGGGTTAATAATTGAGACTTATGGAACCGGAAATGTTACCAATGTAAAATGGTTTATCGATGCTCTTAAAGCTATCATCAAAAAGGGTATTCCCGTTGTTAATGTAACCCAGTGTTCCGGAGGAAGTGTGAATATGGGTATTTACGAAACAAGTACCGATCTCAAAAGTATTGGTGTTATTAGCGGAAAAGATTGTACCACTGAGGCCGCCTTGGCAAAGTTAATGTACCTGTTGGGTCAAAATCTATCTACTACCAGTTTCAAAACCATATATGAAACATCACTTCGCGGAGAAATGAGCTAA
- a CDS encoding MotA/TolQ/ExbB proton channel family protein gives MKKLFSIMAVAAMVFAGSFNANAATAQTMPTSSQVLLTAATVTFIQDEPAPATDDNKGFHQELKERFVEGGPGFMGIVLLCLILGLAIAIERIIYLNLSTTNTQKLAQRVEDALNSGGIEAAKEVCRNTKGPVASIYYQGLDRAHEGVDVAEKAIVAYGGVQMGQLEKNVSWISLFIALAPMLGFMGTVIGMIIAFDKIQAAGDMNPSLVAGGIKVALLTTVFGLIVAIILQVFYNYIIAKIDSIVNSMEDASITLIDMLFDYKTKNKL, from the coding sequence ATGAAAAAATTATTCTCTATTATGGCGGTGGCCGCAATGGTATTTGCAGGCTCGTTCAACGCAAATGCCGCAACGGCGCAAACAATGCCAACAAGCTCACAAGTTTTGCTCACAGCAGCTACTGTTACCTTTATACAGGACGAACCAGCTCCAGCAACTGATGACAACAAAGGTTTTCATCAAGAGTTAAAAGAGCGATTTGTCGAGGGTGGTCCTGGATTTATGGGAATCGTACTATTGTGTTTGATTCTTGGTTTGGCGATTGCTATTGAAAGAATTATATACCTAAACCTTTCAACAACCAATACTCAGAAATTGGCACAAAGAGTTGAAGATGCACTTAACAGTGGCGGTATTGAAGCTGCAAAGGAAGTGTGCAGGAACACAAAAGGTCCTGTAGCATCTATCTATTACCAAGGACTGGATCGTGCCCACGAAGGGGTTGACGTTGCTGAAAAAGCAATTGTTGCTTACGGAGGGGTGCAGATGGGCCAATTGGAAAAGAACGTTTCCTGGATTTCGCTGTTTATCGCCTTGGCTCCAATGCTTGGGTTTATGGGTACGGTAATCGGTATGATTATTGCCTTCGATAAAATTCAGGCTGCAGGAGATATGAACCCATCATTGGTAGCTGGAGGTATTAAAGTGGCACTGTTGACAACTGTATTTGGTTTGATCGTGGCTATTATCCTTCAAGTGTTCTACAACTACATTATTGCAAAGATTGATAGTATAGTAAATAGTATGGAGGATGCTTCAATTACTTTGATCGATATGTTGTTCGATTACAAAACCAAAAATAAACTCTAA
- a CDS encoding ExbD/TolR family protein has protein sequence MARRGTPEVNAGSMADIAFLLLIFFLVTTTIEKDKGIARQLPPIEEIVNPPKIKEKNLFIVNVNRQDQLLVDENLMELKDLRKAAINFLDNGGAPQGSPEYCDYCKGGMPDNPNKHSAKSSDNPDKAVISVQNDRLTSYKMYIAVQNELVAAYNYLRDRESQRLYGWKFTEMTKALDEGNFKGNKDALQDKLEVIQKLFPQKLSEAEPKKSGS, from the coding sequence ATGGCTAGAAGAGGAACACCTGAAGTTAACGCAGGGTCTATGGCAGACATCGCATTCCTGTTGCTTATCTTTTTTTTGGTAACTACTACCATTGAGAAGGACAAAGGTATTGCGAGACAATTGCCGCCAATAGAAGAAATTGTAAACCCTCCGAAAATTAAGGAAAAAAACTTGTTTATCGTTAACGTAAACAGACAGGATCAGCTTTTGGTTGACGAGAACCTTATGGAGCTTAAAGACCTTCGAAAAGCTGCCATTAATTTTCTAGACAATGGCGGGGCACCTCAAGGTTCTCCAGAATATTGCGATTATTGTAAGGGAGGGATGCCTGACAATCCGAATAAACACAGCGCGAAATCATCAGATAATCCAGATAAAGCGGTTATCTCTGTTCAGAATGATAGGCTTACTTCATACAAAATGTATATTGCCGTTCAAAATGAATTGGTTGCTGCATACAACTATCTTAGAGATAGGGAATCGCAGAGACTATACGGCTGGAAGTTTACTGAAATGACCAAGGCGCTTGACGAAGGAAATTTCAAAGGAAACAAAGATGCCTTGCAGGATAAACTCGAGGTTATTCAAAAATTATTTCCTCAGAAATTATCCGAGGCTGAACCTAAAAAATCTGGATCTTAA
- a CDS encoding response regulator, with product MINPSIIIADDHPLLLKGLSDFLIEKGYNLMGSGKDGREAYNLIIQEQPDIAILDIQMPLMSGIEIAQKCRNQKCHTKIVLITLHKEKELYQKAKELNIFGYILKEFALEEIETCIQTVKNGKPFFSAKLKELIGVISTEDSELDKLTPSEKKILKLIAQDQTNKEIASRLFISHRTVEKHRSNIITKLDLEPKTNSLLIWAKENQNKLT from the coding sequence ATGATCAATCCATCCATCATTATAGCCGACGATCATCCACTTCTATTAAAAGGGCTGAGCGACTTTCTTATTGAAAAAGGATACAATTTAATGGGAAGCGGGAAGGACGGGCGTGAAGCATATAACTTGATAATCCAAGAGCAACCTGATATCGCTATTTTGGATATCCAGATGCCCTTGATGTCCGGAATTGAAATAGCACAAAAATGCCGAAACCAGAAGTGCCACACAAAAATTGTATTGATAACCCTTCACAAGGAAAAGGAATTGTATCAAAAAGCCAAGGAACTAAATATCTTCGGATATATTTTGAAAGAATTTGCTCTTGAGGAAATTGAAACCTGCATACAGACCGTAAAAAATGGAAAACCATTCTTTAGCGCAAAACTTAAGGAACTGATTGGGGTAATTTCTACCGAAGACAGCGAACTTGATAAACTAACCCCATCGGAAAAGAAAATTCTAAAGCTGATTGCGCAAGACCAAACTAATAAGGAAATTGCTTCGCGCCTTTTCATCTCCCACAGAACCGTAGAGAAACACCGATCGAATATTATAACCAAACTCGATCTTGAACCCAAGACCAATAGTCTTCTTATCTGGGCAAAGGAGAATCAAAATAAGCTCACTTAA
- a CDS encoding retropepsin-like aspartic protease family protein: MQLRKFIEAHGFYRIPLKKLITGHYLFSAKINGVIGNFILDTGASTSCIGFNESSHFSLISEDSIIKAAGAGAINMDTMISLKNTFAIENWTTKDMDFVLFDLSHVNEALTQANEKPVHGIIGADFLKHHRAVIDYGRNCFYVK; this comes from the coding sequence ATGCAATTACGTAAATTTATTGAAGCCCACGGGTTTTATCGTATTCCTCTTAAAAAACTTATCACTGGACATTATTTATTTTCTGCAAAAATAAACGGAGTAATAGGAAACTTCATTCTTGATACTGGCGCCTCTACTAGCTGTATTGGTTTTAACGAAAGCTCCCATTTTTCACTTATTAGCGAGGACAGTATTATAAAAGCTGCCGGAGCAGGGGCGATCAATATGGATACCATGATTTCCTTAAAAAATACATTTGCTATAGAAAACTGGACAACAAAGGATATGGATTTTGTGCTATTCGATCTTTCTCACGTGAATGAAGCATTGACCCAAGCTAACGAAAAACCCGTTCACGGAATTATTGGTGCCGACTTTTTAAAGCACCATCGCGCAGTTATTGATTATGGGAGAAATTGCTTTTACGTGAAATAG
- a CDS encoding 2-oxoglutarate dehydrogenase E1 component yields the protein MDKFSFLNAVHPSYIAELYEKYLQYPDSIEPSWRAFFQGFDFGSEPNNRDFFDAPESAPIFVQEQTNVDVGALCADVVKEFQVVRLIDGYRTRGHLFTKTNPVRERRQYSPTLAIENFGLSQHDLKEKFKAGEIIGLGEATLEDIVKHLDKIYCDSIGIEYMFIRNPKEIDWIQNKLNANDNQPDFSSEHKKHILKKLNEAVVFEHFLHTKYVGQKRFSLEGGESLIPALDTLIENAAEKGVEEFVMGMAHRGRLSTLTNIFGKSSKDIFSEFDGKDYEQVIFDGDVKYHLGWTSKRKTPSGKEINLNIAPNPSHLETVGAVVQGIARAKQDDHHKEHPNKVLPIIVHGDSAIAGQGIVYEIVQMAQLDGYKTQGTIHIVINNQVGFTTNYLDARSSLYCTDIGKVTFSPILHVNADDVEAVVHATLFALDFRMEFGRDVFIDLLGYRKYGHNEGDEPRFTQPKLYKAIAKHKNPSVIYSEKLIAQGVIEKEDVEKMEQEYRDKLEENLEDSRKEDKTTITPFMQDEWQGFDYARRDKMLETVDTTFDLKKLDDIAEVITKLPENKKFLKKIERLIEARHTMYFEENKLDWAMGELLAYGSLLKEGHDVRMSGQDVERGTFSHRHAILTVEDSEEEVCLLNDLKGDQGKFYIYNSLLSEYGVVGFDYGYAMASPRSLTIWEAQFGDFSNGAQIMIDQYISAAEDKWKLQNGLVMLLPHGYEGQGAEHSSGRMERYLQLCATDNMFVADVTTPANLFHLLRRQMKTDYRKPLIVFTPKSLLRHPKVVSTKEEMAKGSFQMLIDDEEAKVKKIKTLVFVTGKFYYDLLEKREELERDDVALVRLEQLFPLPKDEIRAIIKKYKNADDIVWAQEEPKNMGAYSHMLMHFDEARNFRVCSRKMYAAPAAGSSVRFKARHVKVIESVFDKDME from the coding sequence ATGGATAAATTCTCATTCCTAAACGCGGTACATCCTTCTTATATCGCTGAACTTTACGAAAAATATTTACAATACCCAGACAGCATCGAACCCAGTTGGAGAGCTTTTTTCCAAGGTTTTGATTTTGGTTCTGAACCCAATAACCGCGACTTTTTTGACGCTCCGGAATCTGCACCTATTTTTGTTCAAGAGCAGACCAATGTTGACGTGGGAGCCCTTTGTGCGGATGTGGTAAAGGAATTTCAGGTAGTTAGGTTGATTGATGGGTATCGCACACGAGGTCATTTATTTACCAAAACAAATCCCGTTCGTGAACGTAGACAATATAGTCCTACTCTGGCGATCGAAAATTTTGGGCTTTCACAGCACGATTTAAAGGAGAAGTTTAAGGCCGGTGAAATAATTGGGCTTGGTGAAGCTACTCTTGAGGATATTGTCAAACATCTTGATAAAATTTATTGCGATTCTATTGGAATTGAATATATGTTCATCAGAAATCCAAAGGAAATTGATTGGATTCAAAATAAATTAAATGCCAACGATAATCAACCTGATTTTTCGTCTGAACACAAAAAGCATATTCTTAAAAAACTTAATGAGGCTGTTGTTTTTGAGCATTTTCTTCATACTAAGTATGTAGGACAAAAGCGATTTTCTTTAGAAGGTGGAGAAAGTTTAATACCTGCACTCGATACTCTAATCGAGAACGCAGCGGAAAAGGGTGTTGAGGAGTTTGTAATGGGTATGGCCCATAGAGGTCGCTTGAGTACCCTTACCAATATTTTTGGGAAAAGTTCTAAAGATATTTTCAGCGAATTTGACGGTAAGGATTATGAACAGGTCATTTTTGATGGTGACGTAAAATATCACCTTGGTTGGACTTCAAAAAGAAAAACACCATCCGGTAAGGAAATCAACTTGAATATTGCGCCTAACCCCTCTCACCTTGAGACTGTAGGTGCAGTAGTACAAGGAATTGCCCGAGCAAAACAGGATGATCATCACAAAGAACACCCAAATAAGGTTTTACCAATCATCGTTCACGGGGACTCTGCCATCGCCGGTCAAGGCATCGTTTACGAAATAGTCCAAATGGCACAATTGGATGGTTACAAAACCCAAGGGACCATACATATAGTAATTAACAATCAGGTAGGGTTTACCACAAATTATCTCGATGCGCGCTCGTCATTATATTGTACCGATATTGGAAAAGTTACCTTTTCGCCCATATTGCATGTTAATGCCGACGACGTAGAAGCAGTAGTACACGCAACTTTGTTCGCATTGGATTTCCGAATGGAGTTTGGTCGAGACGTGTTTATCGATTTGTTGGGTTATCGTAAATATGGACATAATGAAGGGGATGAACCTCGATTTACCCAGCCAAAACTATATAAAGCCATAGCTAAACACAAAAATCCGAGTGTTATCTATTCCGAAAAGTTGATTGCCCAAGGGGTTATCGAAAAGGAGGATGTGGAAAAAATGGAACAGGAATACAGGGATAAATTAGAAGAAAATCTAGAGGATTCCCGTAAAGAAGATAAGACTACCATCACTCCCTTTATGCAGGATGAGTGGCAAGGCTTTGACTATGCCCGAAGAGATAAAATGCTCGAAACGGTTGATACTACTTTCGATCTTAAGAAACTCGATGACATTGCAGAGGTAATCACCAAGTTGCCGGAGAACAAGAAGTTTTTGAAAAAGATTGAAAGACTTATTGAGGCTAGGCATACTATGTATTTCGAGGAGAATAAGCTCGACTGGGCTATGGGCGAGTTGCTCGCATACGGAAGTCTTTTAAAAGAGGGACACGACGTACGGATGAGCGGGCAAGATGTGGAGCGGGGAACATTTTCACATAGACATGCCATACTTACGGTTGAGGATAGTGAAGAAGAAGTTTGTTTACTGAATGACCTAAAGGGTGATCAAGGCAAATTTTACATATATAATTCCCTACTTTCGGAATATGGGGTTGTTGGTTTTGATTATGGATATGCTATGGCGAGTCCAAGAAGTTTGACAATTTGGGAAGCTCAATTTGGAGATTTCAGCAATGGAGCGCAAATAATGATCGATCAATATATCTCGGCTGCGGAAGATAAGTGGAAGCTTCAGAACGGTTTGGTTATGCTTTTGCCCCACGGCTATGAAGGTCAAGGCGCCGAGCACTCATCAGGAAGAATGGAGCGTTATCTTCAGTTGTGCGCAACAGATAACATGTTTGTGGCAGATGTAACTACGCCGGCCAACCTTTTCCATTTGCTTAGAAGACAAATGAAGACTGATTATCGAAAACCGTTAATAGTCTTTACACCTAAAAGTCTTCTTCGCCATCCAAAAGTTGTTTCTACAAAAGAGGAAATGGCCAAGGGAAGTTTCCAAATGTTGATAGATGATGAAGAAGCAAAAGTGAAAAAAATAAAAACTCTCGTTTTTGTTACCGGGAAATTTTATTACGATCTTCTGGAGAAAAGAGAAGAACTGGAGAGAGATGATGTGGCTTTGGTACGGCTAGAACAATTATTCCCACTTCCCAAGGATGAGATTAGAGCAATAATAAAGAAATATAAAAATGCGGATGATATTGTATGGGCCCAAGAAGAACCGAAGAACATGGGAGCCTATTCACATATGCTGATGCATTTTGATGAAGCGAGAAACTTTAGAGTGTGTAGCAGAAAGATGTATGCCGCTCCCGCAGCGGGAAGTAGCGTTCGTTTTAAAGCACGGCACGTAAAAGTAATTGAAAGTGTTTTTGATAAGGATATGGAATAG
- the odhB gene encoding 2-oxoglutarate dehydrogenase complex dihydrolipoyllysine-residue succinyltransferase: MALEMKVPSPGESITEVEIASWLVSDGDYVEKDQAIAEIDSDKATLELPAEASGIITLKAEEGDTVAVGEVVCLIDTDAQKPGGDEKSSDKKEGKKEEDKKEKVKKEETKKSEDKPKADSKPVAQAEAKEAKTYATGSASPAAKKILDERSIPAKDVKGSGRDGRITKQDAVSAVPSMGTPGSGSRGSERKKLSMLRRKVAERLVSAKNETAMLTTFNEVDMTPIFELRKKYKDQFKDKHGVGLGFMSFFTLAVVRALEIYPDVNSMIDGDYMITYDFKDISIAVSGPKGLMVPVIRNAENLSFRGVEEEVKRLALRARDGQITVDEMTGGTFTISNGGVFGSMLSTPIINPPQSAILGMHNIVERPIVRDGGIVVAPIMYVALSYDHRIIDGKESVGFLVAVKEALENPEELLMESNVIRALEL, encoded by the coding sequence ATGGCATTAGAAATGAAAGTCCCATCTCCGGGAGAATCAATTACCGAAGTAGAAATAGCATCGTGGTTAGTTTCAGATGGCGATTATGTTGAAAAGGATCAGGCCATTGCCGAAATAGATAGTGACAAAGCTACTTTAGAGCTTCCAGCCGAGGCAAGCGGGATCATTACCTTAAAAGCTGAGGAAGGCGATACGGTTGCGGTGGGTGAGGTTGTTTGTTTGATAGATACCGATGCGCAAAAGCCCGGTGGCGACGAAAAGTCCTCAGATAAAAAGGAGGGCAAGAAAGAAGAGGATAAAAAAGAAAAGGTTAAAAAGGAGGAAACGAAAAAATCGGAAGACAAACCAAAAGCAGACTCAAAACCGGTAGCCCAAGCTGAGGCTAAAGAGGCCAAAACTTATGCTACAGGAAGTGCTTCTCCTGCCGCCAAGAAAATCTTGGATGAAAGATCTATTCCGGCAAAAGATGTAAAGGGAAGTGGCCGCGATGGTCGCATTACTAAACAGGATGCGGTGTCTGCCGTGCCCTCAATGGGAACTCCAGGTTCAGGAAGTAGAGGTAGTGAGAGAAAGAAACTATCAATGCTTCGTAGAAAAGTAGCCGAGCGTTTGGTTTCTGCAAAGAATGAAACCGCGATGCTTACTACATTCAACGAGGTGGATATGACTCCTATTTTTGAATTGAGAAAAAAATACAAAGATCAGTTTAAGGATAAACACGGTGTCGGTCTTGGATTCATGTCATTTTTTACACTTGCCGTGGTTCGTGCGCTTGAAATATATCCAGATGTAAATTCAATGATCGATGGAGATTATATGATTACTTACGACTTCAAGGATATATCGATTGCTGTTTCTGGTCCTAAAGGATTGATGGTTCCCGTAATCAGAAATGCTGAAAATCTTAGTTTCAGAGGTGTTGAGGAAGAAGTGAAAAGACTTGCCCTTCGTGCACGTGATGGACAAATAACCGTTGATGAAATGACAGGAGGTACATTTACAATTTCTAACGGTGGAGTTTTTGGAAGTATGCTTTCTACCCCAATTATCAATCCGCCACAATCCGCAATTTTGGGGATGCATAATATTGTTGAAAGACCTATAGTACGAGATGGGGGAATTGTAGTTGCTCCTATTATGTACGTGGCACTTTCATACGACCATAGAATAATTGATGGAAAGGAATCTGTAGGATTTTTGGTAGCCGTAAAAGAGGCTCTAGAAAATCCAGAGGAATTGTTAATGGAGAGTAACGTTATCCGCGCATTGGAGTTATAA
- a CDS encoding tetratricopeptide repeat-containing sensor histidine kinase has product MKKLVPLLLILFLYPRMGACQDLAQYEDIIKTTNDRGLKMAALDSLLIRTFSTNPKLFIQYSLQYIELAESMGNIEAAARKAMNLQRPLSNYSSNPTEAVNIIDNVLDKKDRIKDSLLLGGLYLKRGRAMAKINLERAIEDYGIALQNFAQHDTLNKADVYLFRGQAYSSMGKFVEASENLTQAYTLYEDKGEYAYMVYAQQGIINMFSMNGFFDKAKKERDMLIEKMKSLNLDTFLAGEYYNQAIDYKKMGKRELEYESLLKAEKLYDENPSNKSTFIGIHSMLIVYYCEDGDFDEAKKHLDFLEALEYNFSGDTPSEINYLGGKAEYLKAIGQFEAALHLAQKKLRLAEQLGIEDEIMATHNLLAEIYLLVKEPYKSIESTRAAVAIKDAIYNKSTANALVYYQTLYDIEKQGKKIIEKTTSIRLLEKDNEVFKKAILFGGIAILLFFGVVLLYRNQIHLKSHKLLQEKFSQELLVYQENERRRISKDLHDGIGQQLLVLKNRLMGDGDNVAKEMVDQTIEEVRGISRDLYPFQLQEMGITKAIEYTVDQIDENTSLFISTEMDNIDNVFSKDDEVNIYRIIQESLSNIVKHARAGAGKVSVKKHPDAIIISIKDNGQGFDFNDKYKDPKSLGLKTLLERTKVLKGQMKVTSKKDMGTLIEFQFPILAV; this is encoded by the coding sequence TTGAAGAAGCTAGTCCCTCTACTCCTCATTCTCTTCCTATATCCGCGCATGGGAGCTTGCCAGGACTTGGCACAATATGAAGATATTATCAAAACCACCAATGACAGGGGCCTAAAAATGGCCGCTCTTGACAGTCTATTAATTAGAACATTCTCGACAAACCCTAAATTATTTATACAATATAGTCTGCAATATATTGAACTTGCCGAGTCCATGGGTAATATTGAAGCTGCAGCGCGCAAGGCTATGAATCTTCAGCGGCCGTTGTCCAATTATTCCAGTAATCCCACCGAAGCCGTAAATATTATTGACAATGTACTTGATAAAAAGGATCGAATTAAAGATAGTCTTTTGCTTGGAGGGTTATATCTAAAACGGGGAAGAGCAATGGCCAAAATAAACCTCGAAAGGGCGATTGAGGACTATGGCATTGCCTTACAAAATTTTGCTCAGCACGACACCTTAAATAAAGCAGATGTATATCTATTTAGAGGACAAGCTTATTCCAGCATGGGAAAATTCGTAGAAGCTAGTGAGAATTTAACCCAGGCTTATACTCTTTACGAAGATAAAGGCGAATATGCCTATATGGTGTATGCCCAACAAGGGATTATCAACATGTTTAGCATGAATGGCTTTTTTGACAAGGCAAAAAAAGAAAGAGATATGCTCATTGAGAAAATGAAGTCGCTTAATCTTGACACCTTTCTTGCCGGCGAATATTACAACCAAGCCATCGATTATAAAAAGATGGGCAAAAGAGAACTTGAGTACGAATCCTTGCTAAAAGCTGAAAAACTTTATGACGAAAACCCCTCGAACAAGTCAACTTTTATTGGTATCCATTCTATGCTTATTGTATATTATTGCGAAGACGGGGATTTTGATGAAGCTAAAAAACACCTGGATTTTCTAGAAGCTTTGGAATATAATTTCAGTGGGGATACCCCATCAGAGATCAATTATTTGGGCGGAAAGGCAGAATACCTTAAGGCCATTGGTCAATTTGAAGCTGCCCTCCATTTGGCACAGAAAAAACTCCGGTTGGCAGAACAACTTGGGATTGAAGACGAGATAATGGCCACGCATAACTTACTTGCCGAAATTTATCTACTTGTTAAAGAACCCTATAAAAGTATTGAAAGTACTCGCGCGGCTGTGGCTATAAAAGATGCCATTTACAATAAAAGTACTGCCAATGCCCTTGTTTACTATCAAACCTTATATGATATAGAGAAGCAGGGTAAAAAAATTATCGAAAAGACCACAAGTATCCGTCTCTTGGAAAAAGATAATGAAGTGTTCAAGAAAGCTATACTCTTCGGAGGGATTGCAATTCTTTTATTCTTCGGGGTGGTATTGCTATATCGCAATCAAATACATTTAAAAAGCCATAAATTACTTCAGGAAAAGTTCAGTCAGGAATTACTTGTTTACCAAGAAAACGAAAGACGAAGGATTTCAAAAGATCTACACGACGGAATTGGCCAACAGCTTTTGGTCCTCAAAAACAGATTGATGGGCGATGGGGATAATGTGGCAAAGGAGATGGTTGACCAAACAATTGAAGAAGTCCGGGGTATATCCCGAGATTTATATCCTTTCCAACTCCAGGAAATGGGAATAACAAAAGCAATAGAATATACGGTTGACCAGATTGATGAAAATACATCATTATTTATTTCTACCGAAATGGACAATATCGATAATGTGTTTTCAAAAGATGATGAGGTAAATATTTATAGAATTATTCAGGAGAGCTTAAGCAATATTGTAAAACACGCCCGCGCAGGAGCTGGAAAGGTTTCCGTAAAAAAACACCCGGACGCCATAATTATTTCAATTAAAGACAATGGCCAAGGTTTTGACTTTAATGATAAGTATAAAGATCCTAAATCTCTAGGCCTTAAGACCCTACTCGAACGGACCAAGGTTTTAAAGGGCCAAATGAAGGTTACTTCCAAAAAAGATATGGGAACTTTAATTGAATTTCAATTTCCAATTTTAGCCGTATGA